The Nematostella vectensis chromosome 11, jaNemVect1.1, whole genome shotgun sequence nucleotide sequence AGGTAGGTGTTGCGCCCAGAAGCTCCAGAGTCCAAGATGTGTGGAAGGAAAGCGATTACACAGATGGGGTGCTCGTTACAACCCTCCTTTAACACCTCATTACTGATCGCCTGGATGACCTCTGGTGGTTCGATGGAGTCTGCAGCCTTGTCCAAGGCATACTGGATGATGTCAGATGCGGTGCGACCTCCTTGGTAGTCCTCAACACTGTGGGAGTTCTTAATGCCAGCGGCAAATACCTTGATAGTGGGGTAACCCTGTACTTGGTATCGGCTAGCTGTTACGGTGTGCACAGTGGCGTCTAAGGCACCAACTTTCACTTTGCCTTTTAGTTCAGTGGCAGCCTTAGCCCATTCAGGAGCCAGCCGCTGGCAATGACCACACCTAGGAAAAAATCCTGAGCATTAATTCCATCATTTTAAGTTGAGACTTTAACTTCTATTGCAACTACACTGCATCAAGAATTCTTTTACACCCATACCAAGGAGCAAAGAATTCCACAAGCCACAAATCCTTGCTGTTGAGAACCTCCTTCTCAAAGTTGGTATCAGTAAGCTCAACAACATCCTCCTTGTTGCCACCACTGCCGCCACGTCGACCGCCACCGCCTGAGCTGCTGCGCCCACCCCCAGACATTCTCTGCGACACTGCCTCCTGAGCGGCCCTCATGGCGGCATCCACGATACCCTGGGCTGTTCTCTGGCCTGTTGTGGGTAAAGAACAGTGAGCATAAAAAGAATGTAACAATTTTGTCATCAGACTTGTGAAGTGCAAAGCTTAGGATCTTTTCCAATGCAATTCAAAATTCCTTGAAGCACTGAAATGGCTGTCCAATCATGCCAGTTCTCTGTAAGGTAGGTCCAATTTTAAAAGCACCAAATGTAATTCTGTTAGTTTGAATGGCGGAAGCCAGAAACCAGTTTGGTAGTTGGAAATTATTGACAAGTTAGCAGAACATTGACAATTGCAGTGACAATAATGTAGAATATAAACAAAGTAAATTTTCAAACCATCCTCTCAGACAAAGCTCGTTGTTTGGTCTCACCAGAAGTATAGTAAGAGTTGGATTTTGATCATCATTGAGGATGGTATCATATTTGGATGGCAAATAATTATTTAGATTTAATTTTGAATTAACAATATTATTATCCATGTATTATTAACagaaggccaatcacaccctctttttttattaaactgctgtattttcaaatgtaaacaatagcAAAGGAGTGGCTGGCATTCTTGAATGCTTTTCCATCAGCAATGGAAAGTGTGGCAGTAAAGAGTATTTGTCTTGCACATGCTATGGCCCTGAATGGTATACAAGTATTCTatgtttattttcaatttgatagggtatatttttttaaagataacTTTGCCTAATATTACAGTTACAGTATCTAAGTGTCATACCATTGTAGTCTTGAGGGGAGTTTTTGTTGGCTCCAAAGATCTGTAAAAACACACGAACATACAGTGAGTACTGTTTTCCTAATGATCAAGGTAGCCTTGAGAATATAATGGGTTGAATGATAACAGTTCTCAAGGTTACAAAAAGGAATAAAGGTGTGTGAAAACATATCACCAGCATTCTTGTACAATATTTTTGTGCAATAATGTAACTTAATTTATTCCTATTAAGGATAGGAGAGGACAGGGCCCTTTTTACCTTGATAGTTGGAAACCCTCTGATGTTATAGGGCCCACCAACAGACTGGTGTACATCCATGTCAACAGCACCAACTTTGACAACACCCTGAAATTGACAATATCTTTTATTATGTGATTCAGTGTGTGTTTGGTcaggggaaagggggggggggggtgtttggTGTGTCTAGGGGGGGATCATCTAATTAAGgaaatcacaaaaaaaaactatccaaattgaatagaaaaaattgcaaaaagtgCCCGTAACATGATAGATATAACCCATCCCATCCTATAAAATGGGCTGTGAAACAAAGGCCTGACGGTTCTGACCTGCTAGGGAGTGTAGATGCATTCTTCTATTACACTACTTTATACAACAAACATTTTCTAACTTTGACTGAGCTAAGCCGTAACAGTTGTTGCAGGTTACGTCCTACTGACATTCCACTAAAGTACCTTGAGTGCTGTTGCCGCCTTCATCCATTCTGGTGCTAGCGCTTTGCAGTGGCCACACCTATAGTAATTACCAATATGGCATGAGATCACTGTGCATCTTTAACGATACTACATGTgtcccccaccctccccactTGGGCCTGAGTCTTTGACACCATTTTACAgcatttaatattattttttggcCAGCATTATATGTGGACTGTAAACTGTGAGCACAAGCTGAGAAGAGCTATCAAAACATATTATTTCATATTGTCTAAACACAGGTGCTACTAATAGGGTTTGGTTGATACTTATTGTAATTAGAACATTGTGTTGTTAACAGCCTATTGGATAACAAATGAAGGCATTAGTTTCAATCCAAACATatagaaaataagcaaataccCGAAAAAGGGAAATATTAAGTATATTAAGAGAACAGAAGAACTATTTTATTTTGGGGGTTAAACTTTATTCATTGAAAAGTTTTCTATTGAATACTGTCTCATGAAagtttaaaatacttttttcaaatagtaaAAAAGGATATACGATATTTTTAACGAACACTTACCAAGGGGCATAGAATTCCACCATCCACACTGCATCGTCATTAATAACTCgattattaaaattatttgCAGTTAACTCGACAACATCGGTGCTCGGGCCGTAGAGAGCTTGTGAACACACAACAAAACCGGCCAGAAAAAGACCTAAAAATTCCAcaacaaaagtaaaaacaCATAAACATGAATAAATATACTGAGAGAACGTACATTAGGGGAGTTTATCGCAAATTTTCTCACCAATTGATATGATCATTGTATCGCACGCCAAGTTAGAATAGTGGAATTACGTGTAATTTGAAGGACGAGTTTTTCGAGTGAAAGAGTTCCACAGTCGAATAGAGCGGCCCTCCGTGTctcgctctgattggtcaagaaaGGGGTCTTCTCTTTTGAGAAACCGCTGACTGGAGCTTTCAaccgggcttcctgtgtttaGTGTCGATTGTCGCTCTTTACGCTCCTATCGATTTACGTCCCGTTTGTTCCCTAAAGGTCCCCGCATTTTCCATGTCCCTCGTGCATTTTGTTTGCTCTCAGCATGCTTTACGTTCCTAGCGAACGTCATTCCCGGTTCCCTGCAATTCTCTCGAAATTGTCCTAAACATGGACGAATGTATACAGCTAGGGTTTCATGCTGTATCGAATGGAGTACCAGGGAGCTAAGATTTTGCACGGAAAGTGATCGCTTGTAGTGTTTGTTTGTAAAGAAAGCGCGAAAGGGTCTACGCTCCCCGGGATCAACATGTCGACGAGTGGTTCACCTCCGAAGAAAATTCACTTCGAGGTGGGAGCGAAGCTGGAAGCAATGGATTATACCCAGAACTGGTGAGAATTGAGTATATTTATAATCCGGTCTATACCTTGACTTGAGAACGTTGTTCGGCCTTGCGTTTGGATGTGTCTTGTCGAATCTTTCTCCAAAGGCGGTAACTTCAAAATACCCGCTCTCTTCGCCAAGAAACTTCGCGCGTTGTGTTGTTCGATGGAATTATCAAAGATTCGAGAGATGGCGGTGAACTTTAGCTCTTCCATCCCCGACAGTCGATTAACGATTGCATGTGCTCTATAGTTGTTACATGATCAGTCTTCTTTGTAATTTTGAATCGTGcttttctctttgttttgtttgattatgTTCGTATTGCCTCAAATATCGTGTTTCAGGTAAAATTTTGCCGAGTTTGATAGACGatcaaaggttttttttataaaaataaaacttggtTCAGTTCTATGATAAAAAGATTTCGGGAAAGAAACTATATTTTCGTGTTGATTATTGTTCCCCAAAAACATGCGGCCATGGTGGTAAAATTTATCCGATTATTTGCACAcgaaatataatttttataagtCTGAAAATTAAAGGAACAAGAAAGACGATAAATTTTGTGGATTGTTTTTTTCGCGTTTCTTGCAAAACACAAATTGTTCGCTGTTTCAATGCTAAATTTAGCTTGTACGTCATAAGGCATTATGCATGCGCCTGAAAATGATCAAATATCGTTTGTTACTACATGTTTGCTACAATAAACTCTTTCTCATTTGCTTCCATTCAATAGCCACCCAGTAAATTTTTGCTCAGTGTTAAAAGTTCTTGTGAGCTGAAGAATGTTTCACAGTATTATCTTGTGTACTTAAAATTTCTGTGGAAATTTCCATTTTTTCGTTAATTGAGCTCACATTATTGAGCTGAAGTCAAACAGTTAGGTTGTAATAAGAATTATTggaacacccccccccccccctctccctctgTATCTCGGAGGTTTATTTACCAATATAGTGGACTAGGTTCCCATCCTAGTTTGTAATGAAAGTTAAACGCTTGTTGACTTAGGACTTTATCAACACCTTTCTGTCACATCCTGGAAAAATATAATTCTCCTAATTCTTTAAAGCTTTgaacaatttttttgtaaagttACTGTCCTGTATTTTGTAGGTACCCCGCTAAAATCTGCCGTGTTGATAGCCACGGGAAGAAGGCGTTAATCCATTTTGAAGGGTGGAACCATCGTTTTGATGAGTGGATTGCTTTTAATAGTGAACGGCTGAGACCTCACCGTGGTGGCCACTTGGAGCACAAAGAGGAGAAAACACAACAAGTGAGTCATCCCATTGCATTTCTGGTAGATACAGTAGCTGCTAATGATTTTGAGGCTTGCATACAGTACTCTGGTTCCTACTCGTGataaacttttttaaatttttattttgaatattgaaatatcttatctttttgaaaaatatcacTATTCATAGATTATTTCATGCTTTAGCAATAAAAGGAACCCTATTTTACTATAGGCTGGGTTGAATTTCACAAAAATTAAGTGGATTTTGTTTGCTagagtggaacctggattttacaatactggattttaaaataacctcgattttacaATGACATTCCTTTCTCCCCgcggaaatacagtgaaatgtatGAGAAATTACCTTGATCTAATGATATTGGATACAACAatattctcgattttacgatacaaaaCTAGTCTCCCAAGCAATTTTAACCTCAATACAATGATATTACTAATTTTGTCTAtcaacaaagagagaaaaactcaagacaccacacacatacagtacagtacattGATTTTCTTGACTTGAAAGATCTTGTTAAATGCAGATTACAGTTTACAGAGAGTAACTGTACAGTCTTACACAGGGTAAAGTTACAATATCactattttgtaaaaaatCTTTCTAACAATACCTTGATTAtacgatacattttctttctccggAGGCacatcgtaaaatccaggttccactgtactgAAAATTGAATTTTTTGCTGTTGTAAAAGTTTTGTTACACTAGTGGGATCCAGATTAATTACACATCAAGTCGGTGCATGGGGGCTTAAAGTTTTTCTTGGGTTATGTTTTTATTCCTTTAATACAATTTATCAGGTGTTTATACAAGAGAACTTTGGCTCAAGTCAAACTCATGTACTATATGTAATACTCTTTAAGCTAGCCTCTGACTCTCTCCTAATGGCAGATTATTAAGTAGTCTGTGGCCTACATGAAATGTTCAATGTAACTGTAATGGTGATGAGAGTTTATATGAGCTTGTAACAGCTAGTACAGTTAGTACTCTATCAACTCAAATCTTTGGCATCAGATATGTGTAGTCATCTTTGGCCTCATTGCACTCCACTTAAACATAGACCCGAttgttttgtacagtatgCTTTATGATATGATTGCGATATTAAGGATATATCAATTGTAGCATGAAAAGTGGAAATTGCTTTAGGGCAATGGGTATGTTGTTTGGATCCTTATTTTTAttgccttttttaaaaaaacaaagtatTCTAACCTTCTGTAAGTTCTAAATTAATGCATGATACATGTTTCAATATTTgaatcaatcaaaatacccAAATTGTTTTGCTTGCTAACAAGAATATTGAATACAGTACACCAAAAACTTCTGTATTTCCTGGCGTATGCACCATTTTACTGCCAAAAAAAGGGGTGTGCATTATACGCGGAACTCGTTGTTCTTAGTATGATAAAAAGCGGAAATCAATAAGAAAATGTGGCGATCCCATTGCTTAGAAATAACAAAGTAAAAGGTATTCCAactgaaaaatatctttaattACCTCGTgttttttgtaagaaaataaGCCCAAAAACTCGCCAGAAAAACAGCAATTATTTATGCTTCCTTTGcgattttcttgttttctgCCTTGTTAGAATTTACTCGACCCAGTCTCTTTGCGCCTTGTCCAAAATGGTGGTAATCGCAGTGAACAAACACAAGCTCCCATTTCGATGTTCCATGTGAAAATACAAATGTCAGCGATGAGTATAACAGCTTTACAGTTGTGCTAAGATGCGCTGCTTATGCCTAAGAGGTTCAAAGTGATTATCACCTTCAAGTTCAGATGTAGAAAAGCATTTACCGTACTTATGTATAAATATAATGAATTGTGATTCTGAACATTTATCTCATCTTTATacttctatttcttttttggttgtttctcattttcttgttttttctaTTGGGGTGCATATGATATGCgggtttttaaaattttgttttaaaaggcCCTGAAAATTGGGGTGCGGATTATACGCAAGTGCACATTATACGCCGGGAAATACGTTACTCGTATCTGGCAAATTTTTGTCTTGAATAAGACTACTGAATTTAGTCTTCCCTGAGGAAGTCTTATCAAAGATGAAAAATTGTAAGAGTTGAGTACCAGTTTTTAGTGAACCATGTTGAAATATTAGACAAACACTGCTcattaaagccacattgtcaccagtttactacttctgaggtccgacggaaacctcaaacgtttaaagacaaaagaatctattaaaatccgggatattaaacaggccatccgctctaaattatcaatcacatcctcaaagaaacttccaataaacacactgctttcaatattttagaatatttttcgcgttttccgttaaaaattatcagagattgttacgtaatcgaccggaagaaaactggtgacaatgcagctttaagcTAACAATAAACAATGTTCATAACCAGATGTAATTTTTAGTCAGtggtaataatgataaaacggtgatgattttttaatttttttagccTGACAAGGCAGAATTATAAAAGGTTTCAGCAACACAAGAATTACTACACACATTTAGTAAACAATTGAGGCGAATTGTCTAAGCAGAGGCGCTGACTCAATGTGTACATTCAATTCACACCTACAATGGAACCTGCGTTTTACGACATGCCttgggagaaaaaaaatgtgtcatAAAATCGAGGTATCGCTGCAAAGAGGTCCTCAATTTTATGATATAAAGAAAAATCTGTtaaaaatttataaaaaataatagttGTAGCGAGGTCGGATTAATTATccacttttacaaaataataatgttGTAACTATACTATACAGTTTCTCTCTGTAATACTGTAGTCTGTATGTATactctcttttttataagaacatttaattttcagttgaggttGTGCCGTTCTTATAAGGATGTCCTAAAATTTTTTAGTGTATATCAGAATATGATATCCAATAAATCATTGGGAcaagaattacacaaatgatccaAAGGTTGTTATTGtcaacacaatttgattctgcatgtTAGAACCCATCACACTAACAAAACAATACTTTGCTGCTATTGAGCCTCAGCATTTTCTTAAAACTTAAAATATCAGGATagacattcttataaaaatggTGCATATAAAAAAGAGATTAGTTTTATTAATGGGATTTTGTTGCTCTCTATTTATTTCACATAATCTTTTCAgaacaaaaaacaatttaCACAACAGTATTTTTAATGTCTTTATCCTACTAGTATCATTAACCCATGTATATTCTATTGTTTGCATAAGTTATTTTATCTAGCCCTTACTGATGCATCCCCTGGCTTGTTGTGATTATTTTGCTCCTTTATAAAACTTTCCCCACATGATACTAGTACTTGATATCCCCACGTATTATCATGTATTATCATGCAAATTCCCTTGCCACATGCATAGTATGTAACAGGCATCAACAATTGATGAGCTCTTTATCCACCCTGAAACCTATTGCTGTTTACCCACTAAATTTTGTAAGACCGTaatctatgtttttttatttcttttccgCTGTCTTCTTGCGCTTGCCGTGTCTACGATAGCAAGATGTTTGCGACTACAAGGTTGATATTATTCTATCCTCTCATaaatttaaacattttattcaTGTATATATATTGTGGTGATGTTTAAAGGGTATTACTATATGTGATTTATGTATCAGTTTTATGTTGTGAAGTGTTCCCCTTGAGTgattatttcaaaatgttatTTAGATTCTATACATATAATTTTAGCATTTGATGGTCTATTGCTTTTACTTGAATGTATTAGATTAGTCGAGACTAGTGATTTTCAGCTATTAAACAATTTGCATTTCTATAATAATTTCTTGAGTGGTCTGGTCAGTTTAGAAGTCCATgcattaatatatatttccagATTGTTCTTCTTGTTCTGACTGCCCAAGGTGTGACTGGACTTATTGAATACTCTTTGGACTAGAGGCTATTGGAATCTATGCTAGCCAAAAACACTGTTTGTTTCAAATAATCCCTTGTGTTTTTCATATTAGATTTTCTAAGATTAATAATGTGTACATGTCAAGCAAAGCTCATGATTACTTTATTTGTGACTGTGAAACCTATTTTGTCCTTTAAGAGTTTAGTTTTATCAAATAAcaagcaattttcttttttattgtttcgaTGTTTAAAAGGAAAGGTTTACTGTATATTTGTATAGAAGCAGTTATTTAGAAAATCAGGTACTAGCATGCCAATAACACTGAACAAAAATGATGATGCCAAACTGTAAAGTATACTATTTAAGCTGTATGTTTAGTGTTTTTGTTACCAATGTTACAAAACGTTTCATTAAATAGAGTGACAACGTTTTATAATCATTGTCAAAACATCTTTTTACATGTGTCCTctctgctgtttttttttttatgggaAATGCTTTTCAGAAAAACTAGACAAGGCAATAGAATACAAATCCTGCAAAAAGGacctaaacaataacaacgaACTGTGTTATTATTTAGTTAGTATTATACATAGATGAACATTATTCTAGAAATGTTTTAATGATAGCAATTTTTAAAGTTGTGATTTTTTGGTTTACAGTATATCTAGGGCATTTCTTTTTGTGTGATATTCATATGGACTGTTTCTAGTTTATGGGGGTCCTGTGGAATTTTAGCATGCAAGTGAGGCTTTGGAAGTTTGGCATTTGTTTACAGCCATCTTGTAAcacttttataaaacaaaattactGCATTTCAAGCCCATTTAACAAGGATGTAAGAAGGATTTAACAAGTTTTAGcataaaacaagcaaaaagtTCAACAGTTGATAAAAATTGCTGCAAACAAACTTTGACCTGGCAAACCCTTGGTTTCATGCTCAAACTACACATCTGGAACACAGTATTTAGTTTGTGTTTTGCATTGACATTTCATGGTATATCTACAGTACCAAGCATTCATAGAAATGTTTCAGTCATGTTCTGGTTCTTTTTAGGAATGGAGAAATGGTGATCGTATTTTAGCCAAGTGGCAGGACTGCAAATTTTATCCtgcaaaaatactaaagatCAATACAGATGGTATGTTTTGTGCATGTTCAGTTACTTACTGTATGTTTTAGCTATGTTGTAGCTTGGGAATTTTCAGTTCCACATTGCTATCATCATAAACAGGTATATGAGATTTTGAAAGGTTTCTGTTAGAGTTTAAGGGGGTTTAAGGATCAAAACTGTATTGAAGACATGACATGCTTaatattttacaaaaatgGCAGTTAATGTCAGGATGAATCTAGGGTGGCTGCCGTCATATTTGCAATTCTTTATCACCAATGGCTGTCTTAACCTTCTTTCTTGAAAGGTACTTACACAACTTGTGTGGGAACTGTGATAGCAATGACTTCTTAGCCCTTCTTGCTGTATGCTTTGTTGTAGGGTCATTTGAAGTGCTTTTCTATGATGGTTTCAAGAAAACAGTCCAAAGAAGTAACATAAAACCAGACAACAGCAAGGTAATTACATAGTGAATTCTACTGAAACATGGTTTAAAAAGAACCCAGAATCTTAGACGAAAATCGTACACTGTGTATGTTTTATCAGAGTTGACTACATAAGTTAGTATTTTGCATAACTTGTGTTTGGTTTCAATATACTTGCTAGGTACTTAGCTTCATATATCCCAAATCACCCTTAACATTCATAGCAGTTTATGTTTATACCCTTTATCTACTATGAtgtttattttcataaaaatccaAGTGTAAAAATCGTGGCTTATGAAATTGTTTTACTTTACCAGAAAACATTTCCAGTAGACAAGGAGCTGGCAATGGAAAAATCTGAGAGGATTGAACGCAGGGCCAAGCTAGCCGCTGGTCGAGCTGAGCGAGCACGAAAGCGTAGTAAGGAGCTGGCAGGGATTTCTCCATCTCCCCCCACCAGCAAGAGAAGAGAAAGGGGGAGAAGGACAAAAGCAGAGTAAGTTAAGTTTCTTATTCTCATGTGCATCGTTTGTCTGtgaatgttgttgtttatagTAACTCCTCAATATAGTTAAAACTATTCTTCTACGATTTTTCACGACCACAGAATTGAGGAAattaatataaatatatgaaGCCCAGCAAAAACTCATGAATTCTGTATTTACTTTTGTGATTGCCAGGGAGGAGATGGGTATGACAAGTGAGTCCAGTATGTCTAGTCCAGCAGAGCCCCCGCAGGAAGTACCTGAAGCAGATGAAGTACCCGTGGATACAGCTAACATGGCAACAGATCAAACAGAGAGGTAACAAACGTTGCAGAACCCGGACTATTAATGGAGTAAAAGGGAGGGTCTAATATTCATGGGGTGTAAATTATGTGTATGTTCTGAAATGATTAACCAAGATTCAACCtgaataatattattattaaagaaATGTATTTGAAAGGCTAAGTTTGCCGTTTCAAGTTTTTAGCTGAtcttttataaagaaatgCATTTTTATTGTTAACCCTTTCACTACTGAAGCCCAATGTGTGTCACATCCTGCTGTTCCTGGAGCCTAATTAGCATTCCCCACTAATTTAcacaccaaaacaaaacatgcatGCTCAGTAGGTTTTGGAGGCAGATTGTAAAGAATAAAGCACAGAAACAAGTAGTGCAGATAATGAAGTTTTTAATGAACCAAAATATTGGCGTTTTTGACACTATTGCTTAGAGCTATAATGATTTGAATTTACAATTTCatacaaaaattcaaatttcgcgcCATCTTCTCTACCAATGATCTCAAATTTTGCATCATTTACAAGATTATTGTTTATCTTAgacacaaaatataaatagaaCATATAATAACCACATCATAGCCGAGTCCATGGACACGCTGTCTGTTTTCTTGCCCAAGGTAAACTTTGTAGTTGCACACATAGCCGTTGTTCGCGTCGGCCGCCATCCACACTTTTATGCCGTATTTCATCGGCTTTGCAGGCATATATTGGCGAAAGCAAAGTCTTCCCTTGAAGGCAATCATTCTCTCATCGACTGATTTGTCCTTTGAGGGCTCGTAAGCTTGCTGGATATTTTTTAAGACATCGCTCAGTACCGTGCGAACTTTAAAGAGACGGTCGTAATCGGCGTCCCCATGTTGTAGCTCGTTGTTCGGATCGCTGAAGTGCAGGAATTGGGCGATCTCTTCAAACCTTGTCTTGGGAATCACGTCCTGAATCCCAAGGTTTCCAAATAGGGCGTTTTGAGACCAATAAAGGGCTTGCTGTGGCAAGGAATTAATTCCCATCACTAGCGCTACCCCAAGGAACATGTGGAGTTCGTCGGGAGTGACGTCCTTCCACTTCGCCAGCCGTGCCTCTCTATCGGCCTTCTGCCCGATAATAGATTGTTCATATCGGTTAGTTTCGTCAGAAATTAAACCAATAAGTTCATCCGAAAACATCAGCTTTTGCATCTTCTGATACCGTTTTCTTCAACCGTTGTTGCCCGGTGAAGTCCTCAAGGTCGAAATGCGTGAGTTGCTCCGACCAATTTTCAACACTATCTTCGTCGCTCTCGTCTTCGCTTTCTTCCTCAGAAGAACTGCTTTCTTCCTCAGAAGAAAGTTCAAAACCCTGAAACTCATTTTTAGAATTGTTTACATCATCATTCTCGTCAGGATTAACACCAAAAATCGCTCTAAATTCGCTCGCATCGATCGCTAAAGATTCCGCCATGTTTGCAGTACAGGGGTGACT carries:
- the LOC5508651 gene encoding protein disulfide-isomerase A6 homolog, with amino-acid sequence MIISIGLFLAGFVVCSQALYGPSTDVVELTANNFNNRVINDDAVWMVEFYAPWCGHCKALAPEWMKAATALKGVVKVGAVDMDVHQSVGGPYNIRGFPTIKIFGANKNSPQDYNGQRTAQGIVDAAMRAAQEAVSQRMSGGGRSSSGGGGRRGGSGGNKEDVVELTDTNFEKEVLNSKDLWLVEFFAPWCGHCQRLAPEWAKAATELKGKVKVGALDATVHTVTASRYQVQGYPTIKVFAAGIKNSHSVEDYQGGRTASDIIQYALDKAADSIEPPEVIQAISNEVLKEGCNEHPICVIAFLPHILDSGASGRNTYLANLKELGEKYKKNRWGWLWSEAAAQPKLEEAVEVGGFGYPAMVAVNIRKKKFAVLKGSFDRTGIDEFLRTVSVGRGSTATMRGDSLPELSSIEAWDGKDGQLPQEEDIDLSDVDLDDEDEPKKEEL